The Candidatus Limnocylindrales bacterium genome includes the window TTTCTCCATGGGAGATAACCCGTTTTCCATAAGAGGTTACATTTTGTCCCAGCAGCATGATCTCAATAACCCCTCGATCGGCCAACAGTTGAGCTTCTCGGAGGATATCCTTGCTGGGTCTACTCTCTTCTCGACCTCGGGTGAAGGGAACCACACAGAAAGTACAGAATTTATCGCACCCCCGCATGATGGTTATATAGGCCTTGAAGCGGTTTTCTCGAACCACATTTGCTTCAGGCTCTTGCCAGTCCATATTGGAAAGGTCCACTACCCGCGCGGGACGCCCTGAACTCTTTCGGCTTTGTTGAAGTTCTTCGAGTAATTGAGGAAGCTTGGGAATCGTGTTGGTTCCAAAGACCAGATCTACATGGAAGGCCTTCTTAAGGATATTTTCGCCTTCTTGTTGGGCCACACACCCACAAACCCCAATAATAAGATCCGGATTCCGGGCTTTGAGAGATTTTAATTGCCCCAGCTTACTGTATAACTTATGCTCGGCTTTTTCCCGAACACTACAGGTGTTTAAAAGAATAAAATCCGCCTCTTCCAGGTTTTGAGTTAATTCGTACTCCGGTTGGAGTAGACCCGCTATTTTCTCAGAATCATGGACATTCATCTGGCAACCGTAAGTAATAATATGAAGCCGCTTTTGTTTTTCCATAAATTTTTTTACCTTCTTCGAAGAAACAAGATCTAAACAGAATAAAAATGATTGATCAGGTTGAGAAAAAACCTGATCCCCCTTCCTCCGTAAAGGGGGTTAGACCTCTTAACCCCGTGTATGCAGGACTACTCCTATTTTAAGATAGGAGTTTGTTGCTGAGTTAGTCAAGGGCTTACAGAATTTTCTCATCCCTAAAGGGAACGGTATGACGTGGCTTGTCAAAGGAGATTTCGTTACCCTTTAATAAACTTGTTGACAATCCAGGTTAAAGATGATAGCAGAAAGAGTTTAGAAAATAAGTCGTAGATTCATTTCTCCATGGGGAGAAATGAATAGGAATTAAAAGGTGGGTAATGGACCAAGGTGGGATGGAATAAAAGGAAGGGAGGTTTAGATGAGTCAGGAGGGCCTAAAAAGAAGCCTGGAAGAATGGATGACGACCAAAAGAGGGTCGCCTACCTCTTCTTCAGAGCAATCCAATATCGGGAGATTACTTCAGAAAGTTAATCTCTCGGACATTGAAATGTCAGATTCACCTTTCGCTTTAAGGGGGAAAACCGATTGGCCCACGCTCAAAAATTCCCTCAAGGATCAAGGGCAAAAATACCCTATTATCTTGAAAAGAGAAGAGGGCAGATACCGAATCGTTGCCGGATTCAGACGGCTAAAAGCCTTGAATGAGCTGGGCTATAGCTCCGTGATGGCCGTGGTATATGATAAGCTGACAGACGAAGAAATGGAGCTATTTTACCTCATGGATGTTCTTCTCTATCAAGAAACCGACCTTTTGCGTCTATCCGAGTTACTGTCTGAAAAAGACGAAATTCTGGCCAAAAGTCTGGGTATTCCCCAGGCACTGTATGATTCCTTTGTAAAAATCGCCCTGGCCTCTGAAGAGATCAAAGAAGCTTTATCTCGTCAAGATATCAGCCTGAAACAGCTCCTGGAAATTCTTAAATCCGATCATCCCCAAGAATTGTTGGAAGAACTCTTAGCCTCTCAAGTTACTTCCCGAGAAATGAACCTCCTGAATCAGCTTATTTCTTTGAGAAAAGTCATGCCGGTCTCTGGAGAGGAAATTCAAAAGTGGATTGATATCGAAAGCCTGGCCATCCGGGTCTATAAAGATTTGAAACATCTATCTGAGAAAATTAAGATTCTAAAGGAGGTTTATCCCCAAATTCCCTTAGATATCCGGAAATATCTGGTAACTGAACTTAAAGAGCTGGAAGAGACCGGAATCTTTAATATCATCCATCAGCATCCGGGCGCAGAACATCTCTATGAAGAGGTGACCGGGGAAGATTATGAGGAGATTAAAATCCTCTCGGACGAGATTTTTAATACCCAGATCCTTAATTCGGAAATCCCGGTTGTGGTTAATCTGAATCTGGCAGGGTATCCTCCCTGTGAAGAACTTCAGCAGGCCCTGGGGATGTTACAGGCTAAATATCACGATAAACTTAGGTTCTATGCTGTTAACATCATGGAATCAGACTTAGGAGGTCGATTGCCCCATTTGGTTAAAATCGGAAAAGATTTTATGGTCAAAAACCTCCCTCGCATTATGATCTTTTGGAAGGGTAAGAAAGTAGCAGAGTCTAACAAGATTGATGATCTGGAAGAGGTCTTCAGGCTGGTTCGATCGGTTATAAAGGCGTGACCCTGTCTGTTGTCCGTTGTTTTTAAGATCACCCCGGAAACTACCCCGGATTCCCGACTCAGGTTGCCATTTCCTCCCCCTTCAGGGGAAGGGTGCTTTCAGAGGTAGGTTTTTTAACCTGATCCCGCTCCCTTTTCCCCCGCTCACGGGGGAATTCCTCCCGTGGACGGGGGGAAGGGGGAAGGAGGAGCCGATCGTTGCCGGGCTCCTTGATTCTCCCTTCCCTTCAAGGGAAGGGGAGTTAGAGGGGATAGGTT containing:
- a CDS encoding ParB N-terminal domain-containing protein; this encodes MSQEGLKRSLEEWMTTKRGSPTSSSEQSNIGRLLQKVNLSDIEMSDSPFALRGKTDWPTLKNSLKDQGQKYPIILKREEGRYRIVAGFRRLKALNELGYSSVMAVVYDKLTDEEMELFYLMDVLLYQETDLLRLSELLSEKDEILAKSLGIPQALYDSFVKIALASEEIKEALSRQDISLKQLLEILKSDHPQELLEELLASQVTSREMNLLNQLISLRKVMPVSGEEIQKWIDIESLAIRVYKDLKHLSEKIKILKEVYPQIPLDIRKYLVTELKELEETGIFNIIHQHPGAEHLYEEVTGEDYEEIKILSDEIFNTQILNSEIPVVVNLNLAGYPPCEELQQALGMLQAKYHDKLRFYAVNIMESDLGGRLPHLVKIGKDFMVKNLPRIMIFWKGKKVAESNKIDDLEEVFRLVRSVIKA